Proteins encoded by one window of Macaca fascicularis isolate 582-1 chromosome 10, T2T-MFA8v1.1:
- the VPREB3 gene encoding pre-B lymphocyte protein 3: MACWCLSFLLMGTFLSVSQTVLAQPDALLVFPGQVAQLSCTLSPQHVTIRDYGVSWYQQRAGSAPRYLLYYRSEEDHHRPADIPDRFSAAKDEAHNACVLTISPVQPEDDADYYCSVGYSFGP; this comes from the exons ATGGCCTGctggtgcctcagcttccttctgATGGGGACCTTCCTGTCAG TCTCCCAGACAGTCCTGGCCCAGCCGGATGCACTGCTGGTCTTCCCAGGCCAAGTGGCTCAACTCTCCTGCACGCTCAGCCCCCAGCACGTCACCATCAGGGACTATGGTGTGTCCTGGTACCAGCAGCGGGCAGGCAGTGCCCCTCGATATCTCCTCTACTACCGCTCGGAGGAGGATCACCACCGGCCCGCTGACATCCCTGATCGATTCTCCGCAGCCAAGGATGAGGCCCACAATGCCTGTGTCCTCACCATCAGTCCCGTGCAGCCTGAAGATGACGCAGATTACTACTGCTCAGTTGGCTACAGCTTTGGTCCCTAG